Proteins encoded together in one Planctomycetaceae bacterium window:
- a CDS encoding biotin--[acetyl-CoA-carboxylase] ligase yields the protein MTTTVRELPVPPFDLPLICRQTGIRHVEYHETLESTNRLAVSLLKPLLEVAPALVLTANQTAGRGRGSNQWWSTAGALTFSIVLDAESMDLPVERRAMISLLTGLAVRNAVAPLVPNRTTAIKWPNDVLVGEQKICGILAEQHNAGDRCGVIIGIGVNVNNSLSPAPMEVRQRAASVFDLTGQHQDLTAVLIAIVAELTSLKQRLSRSPAAVLSEANAASILNGRELVLQTGDRQHAGTCRGIDEDGALVLETAAGTIQRFSGGSVVTWQAER from the coding sequence ATGACGACTACGGTCAGAGAACTTCCCGTGCCGCCGTTTGATCTGCCACTCATTTGCCGGCAGACGGGTATTCGTCATGTCGAATATCACGAGACGCTGGAATCGACGAATCGCCTGGCCGTCTCGCTGCTGAAGCCGCTGCTGGAAGTAGCGCCTGCTCTGGTGTTGACGGCCAATCAAACGGCGGGGCGCGGACGGGGCAGCAATCAGTGGTGGTCGACCGCCGGAGCACTCACGTTTTCGATCGTGCTCGACGCGGAGTCGATGGATCTGCCGGTGGAACGTCGAGCGATGATTTCTCTGCTGACCGGTCTGGCCGTGCGCAACGCCGTCGCGCCGCTGGTCCCGAACCGAACGACCGCGATTAAGTGGCCGAACGATGTCCTGGTCGGTGAGCAAAAGATTTGCGGAATCCTTGCTGAACAGCACAACGCGGGTGACCGGTGCGGCGTCATCATTGGCATCGGTGTGAACGTCAACAATTCGCTGTCTCCCGCGCCGATGGAAGTGCGGCAGCGAGCCGCGTCGGTGTTCGACCTCACCGGACAGCACCAGGATCTGACCGCCGTACTAATAGCGATCGTGGCAGAATTGACGTCTTTGAAGCAGCGTCTTTCCCGGTCGCCTGCCGCGGTGCTGTCGGAAGCCAACGCCGCCAGCATTCTGAACGGACGCGAGCTGGTTCTGCAGACCGGTGACCGGCAACATGCCGGAACCTGTCGCGGAATCGACGAAGACGGTGCGCTCGTGCTGGAGACCGCCGCCGGAACGATTCAGCGATTCTCCGGCGGAAGCGTGGTGACCTGGCAGGCGGAACGTTAG
- a CDS encoding AMP-binding protein: protein MKIEDAWNSRPAIEQIQSQRLVELLQAIVPRNRFYTSKFQSAGIDIADVRSVADLPQLPVTIKQELVDSQTQQPPYGANVTYPSNRYTRLHQTSGTTGRPMRWLDTAESWNWIMECWRQIYLLAGLKSDDRLFFPFSFGPFIGFWAAFEGASRLGNFVIAGGGMTTQIRLQAMIENEATVVCCTPTYALRMAEVAAAENIDLQESSVRMLIVAGEPGGAIPATRGRIEQAWDARVIDHWGMTEIASLGVESEDRSGGMYLLETEVIAEIVDPETLRPVAANETGELLVTNLGRIGSPLIRYRTGDLVRASTDPDPTGRELLWLPDGILGRSDDMVIVRGNNVFPSSVEAVLREFDDVAEFRIDVSVVRAMNELQITIEPIPEACDRAPQLAATVKDALRHRLGFVCEVVTVPVGELPRFELKGRRFHRKGG from the coding sequence GTGAAGATTGAAGATGCGTGGAACAGTCGTCCGGCGATTGAGCAGATTCAGTCGCAGCGACTTGTCGAACTGCTGCAGGCCATTGTGCCTCGCAATCGGTTCTACACCTCGAAGTTTCAATCCGCCGGCATTGATATCGCCGACGTTCGGTCCGTCGCGGACCTGCCGCAGCTTCCGGTGACCATCAAGCAGGAACTGGTCGACAGTCAGACTCAGCAGCCGCCGTACGGAGCCAACGTGACGTATCCGTCGAACCGTTACACGCGGCTGCACCAGACGTCGGGCACGACGGGCCGGCCGATGCGCTGGCTGGACACAGCGGAAAGCTGGAACTGGATCATGGAATGCTGGCGGCAGATCTATCTGCTGGCGGGGCTGAAGTCCGACGACCGGTTGTTCTTTCCGTTTTCGTTCGGTCCGTTCATCGGCTTCTGGGCGGCGTTTGAAGGAGCGTCGCGGCTGGGGAATTTCGTGATCGCCGGCGGAGGCATGACGACTCAGATCCGGCTGCAGGCGATGATCGAAAACGAAGCCACCGTCGTCTGCTGCACTCCCACGTATGCTCTTCGGATGGCGGAAGTCGCGGCTGCCGAAAACATCGATCTGCAGGAAAGCAGCGTACGAATGCTGATCGTCGCCGGCGAACCCGGGGGAGCGATCCCGGCGACTCGCGGCCGCATCGAACAGGCCTGGGATGCGCGTGTCATCGACCACTGGGGCATGACGGAGATCGCGTCACTGGGAGTCGAAAGCGAAGATCGTTCCGGCGGAATGTATCTGCTGGAAACTGAAGTCATCGCGGAAATCGTCGATCCGGAAACTCTGCGGCCCGTGGCCGCCAACGAAACAGGAGAACTGCTGGTGACGAATCTGGGACGGATCGGATCGCCGCTGATTCGCTATCGAACCGGCGACCTGGTCCGTGCTTCAACCGACCCGGATCCGACCGGTCGGGAACTGTTGTGGCTGCCGGACGGAATTCTGGGCCGGTCCGACGACATGGTGATTGTGCGAGGCAACAACGTGTTTCCCAGCAGCGTGGAAGCCGTGCTGCGGGAATTTGATGACGTCGCGGAATTCCGAATCGACGTCAGCGTCGTGCGCGCGATGAACGAACTGCAGATCACTATCGAACCGATTCCGGAAGCTTGCGACCGAGCGCCGCAGTTGGCGGCCACCGTGAAGGATGCGTTGCGCCACCGTCTGGGCTTCGTCTGCGAGGTTGTGACAGTGCCGGTTGGTGAACTGCCGCGGTTTGAACTCAAGGGCCGCCGGTTTCATCGCAAAGGCGGCTGA
- a CDS encoding SufS family cysteine desulfurase, producing the protein MTTSTINRTTTYDAAAVRRQFPVLNQTLQKGLTPVYLDSGASAQKPQIVIDKEREVEEQYFANAHRGRYSFGARIDDELEAARQKIADFISAPSAEQVAFCSGTTMAINMIASGWGRRHVKAGDEILINEMEHHANFVPWQQLALQTGATLRFIPLTDDGRLDVNRLPDVLTSKTKVLAVTAMSNVLGTVNPIRELAKRAHDVGAIVVVDGAQSVPHLPTDVAADDVDFLVFSGHKVYGPTGIGVLYGKAERLEETDPIVFGGHMIERVFRDHSTWAPPPAKFEAGTLPIVQAIALGTAIDWVTELGLDNIHRHETSLLTSATQALQQIPGMKIYGPALDHKGAIISFRIDNLHPEDLAAMLDRKAVFTRHGHHCTMPLHDLLKVTATTRASFAAYNTPEDVAALIAAIHFAREKLRLV; encoded by the coding sequence ATGACCACATCGACGATCAACCGCACGACCACTTACGACGCTGCCGCCGTCCGTCGCCAGTTTCCGGTGCTGAACCAGACGCTGCAAAAAGGGCTGACGCCCGTGTATCTGGACAGCGGCGCGTCCGCTCAGAAGCCGCAGATTGTCATCGACAAGGAACGCGAAGTCGAAGAACAGTACTTCGCGAACGCTCACCGCGGCCGGTACAGCTTCGGAGCCAGGATCGACGACGAACTGGAGGCAGCTCGGCAGAAGATCGCCGACTTCATCAGCGCTCCGTCGGCCGAACAGGTCGCATTCTGCAGCGGGACGACGATGGCGATCAACATGATTGCCTCCGGCTGGGGACGTCGGCACGTTAAGGCCGGCGACGAAATCCTGATCAACGAAATGGAACACCACGCCAACTTCGTTCCCTGGCAGCAGCTCGCCCTGCAGACCGGAGCCACGCTGCGGTTCATCCCGCTGACCGATGACGGTCGGCTGGACGTGAATCGCCTGCCGGACGTGCTGACTTCAAAGACAAAAGTTCTGGCCGTCACGGCGATGTCGAACGTGCTGGGAACTGTGAATCCCATTCGCGAACTGGCGAAGCGGGCTCACGACGTCGGCGCGATCGTCGTTGTCGATGGTGCTCAGAGCGTCCCGCACCTGCCGACCGACGTGGCAGCAGACGACGTCGATTTTCTGGTGTTTTCCGGTCACAAGGTTTACGGCCCCACGGGAATCGGTGTGCTGTACGGTAAGGCGGAACGGCTGGAAGAAACGGACCCGATCGTGTTCGGCGGGCACATGATCGAACGAGTCTTCCGGGACCATTCCACCTGGGCGCCGCCGCCGGCGAAGTTCGAAGCGGGCACGCTGCCCATCGTCCAGGCGATTGCTCTGGGCACGGCCATCGACTGGGTCACGGAGCTCGGGCTGGACAACATCCACCGGCACGAAACCTCTCTGCTGACATCCGCGACGCAGGCGCTGCAGCAGATTCCGGGAATGAAGATCTACGGGCCGGCGCTCGACCACAAGGGAGCGATCATCAGCTTTCGGATTGACAATCTGCACCCGGAAGACCTTGCCGCGATGCTGGATCGGAAGGCGGTCTTCACGCGCCACGGCCACCACTGCACGATGCCGCTGCACGATCTGCTGAAAGTCACGGCCACTACGCGAGCCAGCTTTGCCGCGTACAACACTCCGGAAGACGTCGCCGCTCTGATCGCCGCCATCCACTTCGCGCGTGAAAAGCTGCGGCTGGTGTAA
- a CDS encoding putative quinol monooxygenase codes for MVIVVATISLKPGTRDLFLTEFRRIVPEVLNEAGCIEYGPTIDAATDIPNQNVDADRVTIVEKWESVAALQAHLQAPHMLEYRPKVKDFVTASELRVLESA; via the coding sequence ATGGTCATCGTCGTCGCCACGATCTCACTGAAGCCTGGAACCCGGGACTTGTTCCTGACCGAATTTCGCAGGATTGTCCCCGAAGTTCTGAACGAAGCCGGCTGCATCGAATACGGCCCGACCATTGATGCGGCGACCGATATTCCCAACCAGAACGTTGACGCCGATCGGGTAACGATTGTCGAAAAGTGGGAATCCGTCGCAGCGCTGCAAGCCCACCTGCAGGCTCCGCACATGCTGGAGTATCGTCCGAAGGTGAAGGACTTCGTGACGGCGTCCGAACTGCGAGTGCTGGAATCAGCGTAA
- a CDS encoding cysteine desulfurase family protein, giving the protein MPSRIYLDNNATTPLLPEVITAMDNAWRNAFANPGSQHSFGRDARTVLNESRDTIARVLGSEPEEVIVTSGGTEAINAAVYGLTLGRKGTIAHTAGEHPATVRACERACQNGFTQVLLDVDSRGLLVSGQFDDLPWQDLKLVTVILAHNETGVIQDLKPLADRCLEHRVPLLVDAVQAAGKIPVNFRELKATALAFGAHKFHGPRGIGGLLLRRGVQLPPLLEGGHQESGRRAGTEPVALIAGMAEALEIFDAQSHERNHRLSEMRDSLQHRLLTECDGSVVHGIDARRLPNTLSIAFPGIDGEALLVNLDLEGIACSLGSTCASGSAEPAPALLAMGCPPDICRSSVRFSLSILNTSEEIEEAAGRIISVVHRLQNLATA; this is encoded by the coding sequence ATGCCTTCCCGAATTTATCTGGACAACAACGCCACCACACCGCTGCTGCCGGAAGTGATCACCGCGATGGACAACGCGTGGCGAAACGCGTTTGCCAACCCCGGCAGCCAGCATTCGTTCGGCCGCGATGCCCGCACTGTTCTGAACGAAAGCCGTGACACGATCGCACGAGTGCTTGGCTCCGAGCCGGAAGAAGTCATCGTCACCAGCGGCGGTACGGAAGCGATCAACGCCGCCGTCTACGGCCTGACGCTCGGACGCAAAGGCACGATCGCTCACACTGCCGGCGAACATCCGGCCACGGTCCGGGCCTGCGAACGAGCTTGCCAGAATGGATTCACGCAGGTCCTCCTGGACGTTGATTCACGAGGACTGCTGGTCAGCGGTCAGTTCGACGATCTGCCGTGGCAGGACCTGAAACTGGTCACCGTGATTCTGGCCCACAACGAAACGGGAGTCATTCAGGACCTGAAACCGCTGGCGGACCGCTGCCTGGAACATCGCGTTCCGCTGCTGGTCGACGCGGTTCAGGCGGCCGGCAAGATCCCGGTCAACTTCCGGGAACTGAAGGCCACGGCGCTGGCATTTGGGGCTCATAAGTTCCACGGTCCGCGAGGCATCGGCGGTCTGCTGCTGCGTCGCGGAGTTCAGCTTCCGCCGCTGCTGGAAGGCGGTCATCAGGAATCCGGCCGGCGAGCCGGAACGGAACCCGTCGCACTGATCGCCGGCATGGCGGAGGCTCTCGAAATTTTTGACGCTCAATCTCACGAACGAAATCATCGGCTGTCCGAAATGCGCGACAGCCTGCAGCACCGCTTGCTGACCGAATGCGACGGATCAGTCGTTCACGGAATCGATGCTCGCCGACTGCCGAACACACTGTCCATCGCCTTTCCCGGAATAGATGGAGAAGCGCTGCTGGTGAATCTGGATCTGGAAGGCATCGCCTGTTCGCTGGGCAGCACCTGTGCGAGCGGCTCGGCAGAGCCTGCTCCGGCACTGCTGGCGATGGGTTGCCCGCCGGACATCTGCCGGTCGTCGGTGCGGTTTTCGCTCAGTATTCTCAACACGTCCGAAGAAATTGAAGAAGCCGCCGGACGCATCATCAGCGTCGTCCATCGGCTGCAGAATCTGGCAACGGCATGA
- a CDS encoding SufE family protein produces the protein MSNTAAIDELLEEFEALEDWEEQCDFLIDLGLELPEFPEDQKIEQNIVHGCQSRVWMIAEPTHAGGETTITIKADSDAMIVKGLIAVLLATYSGHTPQQILSTDVAALFKRMKLDKHLSPSRRNGLFGMVQRIQNFAAQHAA, from the coding sequence ATGTCCAACACCGCTGCCATTGATGAACTGCTTGAAGAATTTGAGGCGTTGGAAGACTGGGAAGAACAGTGCGACTTCCTGATCGACCTGGGTCTTGAACTTCCCGAGTTTCCCGAAGACCAGAAGATCGAACAGAACATCGTCCACGGGTGTCAGAGTCGTGTGTGGATGATCGCCGAACCGACTCACGCCGGCGGGGAGACAACCATCACAATCAAAGCCGACAGCGATGCCATGATCGTGAAGGGACTGATCGCGGTGCTGCTGGCGACCTATTCAGGCCACACTCCACAGCAGATCCTGTCAACCGACGTCGCGGCGCTGTTCAAACGCATGAAGCTGGACAAGCATCTCAGTCCCAGCCGCCGCAATGGACTGTTCGGCATGGTCCAGCGAATTCAGAACTTCGCGGCACAGCACGCCGCGTGA
- a CDS encoding SDR family oxidoreductase, whose translation MPDAKPLKSLPGIKQFDLHDRVALVTGGSKGLGAAMAAGLASAGANIAIVSRNADEGNAVAAEIADGFGVTAIALAGDVSVPADVNRVVAAVIEKFGRIDILINNAGINIRGSIEDVAYEDFQKVQKTNVDGIWLCCKAVVPHMKKAGYGRIINMASTLGLVGLANRSPYTSSKGAVVQMTRGLGLELARFGITCNAICPGPFLTPMNVPIADTEEARKFIIGAVAQERWGELEEIQGAAILLASAAGSFMTGSMVTVDGGWTAR comes from the coding sequence ATGCCCGACGCCAAACCGCTGAAATCTCTTCCGGGAATCAAACAGTTTGACCTTCACGATCGAGTGGCACTGGTCACCGGCGGTTCCAAGGGGCTTGGCGCGGCGATGGCGGCGGGACTTGCGTCGGCCGGCGCGAACATTGCGATTGTCAGTCGGAATGCCGACGAAGGAAACGCAGTGGCCGCGGAGATTGCCGACGGATTTGGCGTGACTGCGATCGCTCTGGCGGGCGACGTGTCCGTTCCCGCAGACGTCAATCGCGTGGTGGCAGCCGTCATTGAAAAGTTCGGACGCATTGACATTCTGATCAACAATGCGGGAATCAACATTCGCGGCAGCATTGAAGACGTGGCCTACGAAGACTTTCAGAAGGTGCAGAAAACCAACGTCGACGGTATCTGGCTGTGCTGCAAAGCCGTCGTGCCACACATGAAAAAGGCAGGTTACGGCCGCATCATCAACATGGCCAGCACACTGGGGCTGGTCGGACTGGCCAACCGCTCGCCATACACGTCCAGCAAGGGAGCCGTCGTGCAGATGACTCGCGGACTGGGTCTGGAGCTGGCCCGCTTCGGCATCACGTGCAACGCCATCTGTCCCGGACCGTTTCTGACTCCCATGAACGTTCCGATCGCCGACACGGAGGAAGCGCGGAAATTCATCATCGGCGCGGTCGCTCAGGAACGCTGGGGCGAACTTGAGGAGATTCAGGGAGCCGCGATTCTGCTGGCCAGCGCCGCCGGCAGCTTCATGACCGGCAGCATGGTTACCGTCGACGGCGGCTGGACGGCGCGATAG
- a CDS encoding putative sulfate exporter family transporter: MNSDEQAEETSKQTTAAVPVTRPFAERLHEDWWAVICACLLLVVAFLSVWLSRPDNFSEAIAAGEAVTLSSPFKRWVAKPGSWHRNPVEAFCKSAQEGRKAVNTLPGTLGVFAVIAVLFGAVTQLRGRSGGAFLIAFPIVFLLATVAYVMAGQTVARDFNLEYALWALLVGLAISNTIGTPAFLKPAVMTEFYIKTGLVIFGAEVLMSRLLALGIPGVFVAWVVTPVVLVSTYIFGQKVLKMESRSLNMVISADMSVCGVSAAIATAAACKAKKEELSLAIGMSLSFTVIMMVVMPRVILAVGMDETIGGAWMGGTIDSTGAVAAAGEMFKPDATVAGDVPGGKPRNRALEVATTVKMIQNILIGVTAFCVAVYWVTFVERDPSGPKPSVMEIWYRFPKFVIGFVLASIVFSAVHATVSGGPELIDAMVGDVTKTFRGWFFCLAFVSIGLDTDYRELAPHLRGGKPLVLYLCGQSLNLVLTLLMAWLMFGVVFRDFVGP; this comes from the coding sequence ATGAACAGCGACGAACAAGCAGAAGAGACTTCGAAACAGACCACCGCCGCCGTTCCGGTCACGCGACCGTTTGCGGAACGACTGCACGAAGACTGGTGGGCCGTGATCTGCGCGTGCCTGCTGCTGGTCGTCGCGTTTCTGTCGGTTTGGCTCAGCCGCCCGGACAACTTTTCCGAAGCCATCGCCGCGGGCGAAGCAGTCACACTCAGCAGTCCGTTCAAGCGGTGGGTGGCCAAGCCCGGTTCCTGGCACAGAAATCCGGTCGAGGCGTTTTGCAAATCGGCTCAGGAAGGCAGGAAGGCAGTCAACACTCTGCCGGGGACCCTGGGAGTCTTCGCGGTCATCGCAGTGCTGTTCGGCGCAGTCACGCAGCTTCGCGGCAGATCGGGCGGCGCGTTTCTGATTGCGTTTCCGATTGTCTTCCTGCTGGCAACGGTGGCGTACGTGATGGCGGGACAGACGGTCGCCAGGGACTTCAATCTGGAATACGCCCTGTGGGCTCTGCTGGTGGGCCTGGCGATCAGCAACACGATCGGGACGCCCGCGTTTCTGAAACCGGCGGTCATGACGGAATTCTACATCAAGACCGGTCTGGTGATCTTCGGCGCGGAGGTCCTGATGAGCCGCCTGCTGGCGCTGGGGATTCCGGGAGTGTTTGTGGCGTGGGTGGTCACGCCGGTGGTTCTTGTCAGCACCTACATCTTCGGACAGAAGGTGCTGAAGATGGAATCCCGTTCCCTGAACATGGTGATTTCCGCCGACATGTCCGTGTGTGGAGTTTCGGCCGCGATCGCAACGGCGGCGGCGTGTAAAGCGAAGAAGGAAGAACTCTCGCTGGCGATCGGTATGTCACTTTCGTTCACTGTCATCATGATGGTCGTGATGCCTCGCGTTATTCTGGCGGTCGGAATGGACGAAACCATCGGCGGCGCGTGGATGGGAGGCACCATTGATTCGACGGGGGCCGTCGCCGCCGCGGGAGAAATGTTCAAACCCGACGCGACAGTGGCAGGCGACGTTCCCGGCGGAAAGCCGCGCAATCGGGCGCTGGAAGTCGCGACGACCGTGAAGATGATCCAGAACATCCTGATCGGTGTCACGGCATTCTGTGTCGCGGTGTACTGGGTCACGTTCGTGGAACGCGACCCTTCCGGACCAAAGCCCAGCGTCATGGAAATCTGGTATCGGTTTCCGAAATTCGTGATCGGATTTGTACTGGCATCGATTGTGTTTTCGGCCGTCCATGCGACTGTCAGCGGCGGCCCGGAACTTATTGACGCGATGGTCGGGGATGTGACGAAAACATTCCGCGGCTGGTTCTTCTGCCTTGCGTTTGTCAGCATCGGGCTGGACACGGACTATCGCGAACTGGCACCGCACCTTCGTGGCGGAAAGCCGCTGGTTCTGTATCTGTGCGGGCAGTCACTGAATCTGGTGCTGACGTTGCTGATGGCCTGGCTGATGTTCGGCGTGGTCTTTCGTGATTTTGTGGGACCGTAG
- a CDS encoding Mrp/NBP35 family ATP-binding protein, which yields MASVEQIRSLASQVIDPELNRPLGELRMIADTCANGSSFVVTVELPTPAYPDPDRLAELIRENAEPALDDGQSIEVSITSKVRGKDAGGRIGLTIHNIIAVGSGKGGVGKSTVAAALACGLQSFGCRVGLMDADVYGPSIPHMLNAGGKPAAVEHETPDGQTFARMEPIDVHGLKLMSMGFFIEQGQSVVWRGPMLHKALTQFLRDTEWGELDYLIIDLPPGTGDVSLTLSQQVGLAGAVVVCTPQQVALLDAIKAVDMYQKVNVPVLGFVENMTGEIFGRGGAKKFAEELSVPFLGEVPIQACIREYCDRGRMFELLNDDNPARESLRAMCQNVAMQVARNLIETPAAPTLEIL from the coding sequence ATGGCGTCGGTGGAACAAATTCGCAGCCTCGCCTCACAGGTTATCGATCCCGAGCTGAACAGGCCGCTGGGCGAATTACGGATGATCGCCGATACATGCGCCAACGGAAGCTCGTTCGTTGTCACCGTCGAATTGCCGACTCCCGCGTATCCGGATCCTGACCGCCTGGCCGAACTGATTCGTGAAAACGCCGAACCGGCGCTGGACGACGGCCAGTCCATCGAGGTGTCCATCACGTCGAAGGTCCGGGGCAAAGACGCCGGCGGACGCATTGGGCTGACGATTCACAACATCATCGCCGTGGGCAGCGGCAAGGGCGGCGTCGGCAAGAGCACCGTCGCGGCGGCTCTGGCGTGCGGACTGCAGTCGTTCGGCTGCCGTGTCGGCCTGATGGACGCCGACGTCTATGGCCCCAGCATTCCTCACATGCTGAACGCCGGCGGCAAACCCGCGGCGGTCGAACACGAGACTCCCGACGGACAGACGTTCGCCCGCATGGAACCGATCGATGTTCACGGCCTGAAGCTGATGTCGATGGGATTTTTCATCGAACAGGGCCAGTCCGTCGTCTGGCGCGGACCGATGCTGCACAAAGCGCTGACACAGTTTCTGAGGGACACGGAATGGGGTGAACTCGATTACCTGATCATCGACCTGCCGCCGGGCACGGGCGACGTTTCGCTGACGCTGTCGCAGCAGGTCGGCCTGGCAGGAGCCGTCGTCGTTTGTACTCCGCAGCAGGTCGCCCTGCTGGATGCGATCAAAGCCGTCGATATGTATCAGAAGGTCAATGTTCCGGTCCTGGGATTTGTCGAAAACATGACCGGCGAAATCTTCGGGCGCGGCGGAGCGAAAAAGTTCGCGGAAGAACTAAGCGTTCCGTTTCTGGGTGAAGTTCCGATTCAGGCCTGCATCCGCGAATACTGCGACCGTGGGCGGATGTTCGAACTTCTGAACGACGACAATCCGGCCCGTGAATCGCTGCGAGCGATGTGCCAAAACGTCGCCATGCAGGTCGCTCGAAACCTGATCGAAACCCCGGCCGCTCCGACCCTGGAGATTCTTTAG
- a CDS encoding SET domain-containing protein, producing MPIQPSVLIEVKRTRNKGRGVFAREFIAAGTVIERVPVLVIPEEEVYEAPGNPLLLDYVFEWGKGTVGLAALGFGSLYNHSYQPNARYDDEGRQTKVFTALRDISSGEEITINYNGHEDDASPVHFRVCETTAASPLRSLRGGGAGSLLRLRRSRQKSLCGEEVLPALNRRRSAVCGFHACCRRRSSGAAGARLLPESAGTHATVAGWRLLNGSDRSPGLANQGGSCAGGVELTTDGHRMLSGREICLAAFPTINRNSDSWRRWNKFAASPHRLSIPS from the coding sequence ATGCCCATCCAGCCGTCTGTTCTGATCGAAGTCAAACGTACCAGAAACAAGGGTCGCGGCGTCTTCGCCCGCGAATTCATTGCCGCCGGGACTGTCATCGAACGAGTCCCCGTGCTGGTGATTCCCGAAGAAGAAGTCTACGAGGCTCCGGGAAACCCGCTGCTGCTGGACTATGTGTTTGAATGGGGAAAGGGCACCGTGGGGCTGGCGGCGCTGGGGTTCGGTTCGCTGTACAACCATTCGTACCAGCCGAATGCCCGCTACGACGACGAAGGTCGTCAGACAAAAGTGTTCACGGCCCTTCGAGACATCTCGTCCGGCGAAGAAATCACGATCAACTACAACGGCCACGAAGATGACGCAAGCCCGGTTCACTTCCGGGTTTGTGAAACGACCGCCGCATCGCCTCTCAGATCCCTGCGCGGAGGCGGCGCCGGTTCGCTCCTGAGATTGCGGCGGTCGCGGCAAAAGTCCTTGTGTGGCGAAGAAGTCCTGCCTGCGTTGAATCGCCGCCGCAGCGCGGTCTGTGGATTTCACGCTTGCTGCCGCCGGCGCTCGTCTGGTGCCGCCGGCGCTCGTTTGCTGCCGGAAAGCGCGGGAACTCACGCCACGGTGGCTGGCTGGCGGCTTCTCAACGGCAGTGACCGGAGTCCCGGCCTGGCAAATCAAGGCGGTTCCTGCGCTGGTGGCGTTGAACTGACCACGGACGGACATAGGATGCTGTCAGGTCGTGAGATCTGCCTCGCGGCATTCCCAACCATTAACCGGAATTCTGATTCATGGCGTCGGTGGAACAAATTCGCAGCCTCGCCTCACAGGTTATCGATCCCGAGCTGA
- a CDS encoding ABC-2 family transporter protein has product MHYVRVFTTFCRNSLIREMMFQANFLIQLITRAFWFFAQLALFEIIFARVPQINGWTRDQYFAFMATGMLINGIVETFFMPNCANLSEQIRTGRLDFALLKPIDTQFLVSLERINLAMIGQIMLALGLLLLSLYRIGEPVSVAQTITYLAFVGVGVMFFYSMMLVTACASIWLGRNQGLYDFWFYITVFARYPRSIYDGRDPAQIEGGEVLQFSFSYVIPILLVITVPARIVVGTLEQHHWAVVAAAAALIGLLLARIVFRWSLNYYRSASS; this is encoded by the coding sequence ATGCACTACGTTCGCGTTTTCACAACCTTCTGCCGGAATTCGCTGATCCGCGAGATGATGTTTCAGGCGAATTTCCTGATCCAGCTCATCACGCGAGCATTCTGGTTCTTCGCACAGCTCGCGCTGTTTGAGATCATCTTTGCGCGAGTTCCGCAGATTAACGGCTGGACTCGCGACCAGTACTTTGCCTTCATGGCGACCGGCATGCTGATTAACGGCATTGTCGAAACGTTCTTCATGCCGAATTGTGCGAACCTGAGCGAACAGATTCGCACCGGCCGGCTGGACTTCGCGCTGCTGAAGCCGATCGATACGCAGTTTCTGGTTTCGCTGGAACGGATCAACCTGGCGATGATCGGTCAGATCATGCTCGCTCTGGGACTGCTGCTGCTGTCGCTGTATCGGATCGGCGAGCCGGTTTCTGTCGCTCAGACGATCACGTATCTGGCATTCGTCGGCGTGGGTGTCATGTTCTTCTATTCGATGATGCTGGTGACGGCCTGTGCCAGCATCTGGCTGGGACGCAATCAGGGACTGTACGATTTCTGGTTCTACATCACGGTGTTCGCGCGCTATCCCCGCAGCATCTACGACGGCCGTGACCCGGCTCAGATCGAAGGCGGCGAAGTGCTGCAGTTTTCGTTTTCGTATGTGATTCCCATTCTGCTGGTGATCACCGTGCCGGCTCGCATTGTCGTGGGCACACTGGAACAGCATCACTGGGCCGTCGTCGCGGCGGCCGCGGCACTGATTGGTCTGCTGCTGGCGAGGATCGTGTTCCGCTGGTCGCTGAACTACTACCGCAGCGCGAGCAGTTGA